TGGACCTGGCCCTCCAGGGAGATGGCTTTTTTCAGATTCGGCGTCCGGACGGAGTGACCGTCTACACGCGGGACGGATCGTTCAAAGTCTCGGCGGATGGTAAGCTTGTTACCGCCGCTGGCTATGTGGTGCAGCCAGAGATCAGCCTCCCGCTGGAGACGCAAAGCGTGCACATTGGTCGTGACGGCACCGTCACCGTGACGGTCGCAGGGAGCAGTGAGCCTTATGAAGTTGGCCAGTTGGAGCTCGCCCGCTTCATCAATCCTGCTGGCTTGAAGAGCATCGGCGACAATCTCTACGAAATGACCGTTGCCTCCGGAGAGCCCATTCTCGGCACGCCACAAAGCGAGGGTTTCGGCGAGGTGCTGCAAGGCTATCTGGAGGCCTCCAATGTAGAAGTGGTCGAAGAAATGGTGAGCATGATCGTCGCGCAGCGTGCCTATGAAATCAACTCCAAAGCGATCCGCACTGCCGACGACATGCTGGGCATCGTCACGAACCTGAAACGGTAAGGCTATGTCCTGGCGATTCCGCCACATCGCATGCTGGCTGTTCTGCCTCATAGCAGTTGCCATTTGGGGAGAGATTGGTCTCTGCCAACTGGCTGCGGAGCGTGTCATTCGCCAAGCGATTGCCCAGTACGTGCTTAAGGCGCGCCACAGTTCTGCAGAACAGATTGAGGTGTCCTGCGGGGCGGTGCCAGGCGCGCTGCAGACGGCGGTCGCCGCAGCCGACAGCCTGCGCGTGAGGCCCACCAATGGCGACACCGAGCTTCGCGGCAAGGTCGTCTTTTCCATTGAGGCGGAAAGAAATGGCGAGGTGGTCGGCCGGGGGCATGTGGTGGCTACGGTGCGAGTCTTTACCGAAGTGGTTGTGGCCCGCCGACGACTGGACCGAAACGAGATGCTTTCCGTGGCCGACGTGGGACTCGAACGGCGCGAGCTCACC
This DNA window, taken from Calditrichota bacterium, encodes the following:
- the flgG gene encoding flagellar basal-body rod protein FlgG; this translates as MNRAMHAAATGMNAQQLYIDTIANNLANVNTTGYKRSKVEFQDLLYETIRPAGAVTTSGVETPVQLQVGCGTRPVATPRIFTQGDLTSTGNALDLALQGDGFFQIRRPDGVTVYTRDGSFKVSADGKLVTAAGYVVQPEISLPLETQSVHIGRDGTVTVTVAGSSEPYEVGQLELARFINPAGLKSIGDNLYEMTVASGEPILGTPQSEGFGEVLQGYLEASNVEVVEEMVSMIVAQRAYEINSKAIRTADDMLGIVTNLKR
- the flgA gene encoding flagellar basal body P-ring formation protein FlgA yields the protein MSWRFRHIACWLFCLIAVAIWGEIGLCQLAAERVIRQAIAQYVLKARHSSAEQIEVSCGAVPGALQTAVAAADSLRVRPTNGDTELRGKVVFSIEAERNGEVVGRGHVVATVRVFTEVVVARRRLDRNEMLSVADVGLERRELTRIGGNPVCSLAEVLGKRTRRIVPAGQVLRREDIELPPIVRRGETVTLLMTTKNLSVSLKVTALQDGVMGERITVRAEDGKRYPAEVKEPGLVLLRP